Proteins co-encoded in one Gemmatimonadota bacterium genomic window:
- a CDS encoding lectin, with the protein MNRRFETFAVAIAAALLLAPAAVSAQQQQQPMGFFITSVGLGDGANLGGLAGADAHCQALAQAAGAGNRTWRAYLSAAAAGGQPPVNARDRIGSGPWFNASGQRIAWDVADLHGDYQRDSNNIRKPAALNERGEQVNGVGDQPNQHDILTGSDSHGRLLLGAAAVTTCNNWTSNAPEGRAMLGHHDRLGGANASWNAVHASNGCGQENLVATGGAGLFYCFAAD; encoded by the coding sequence ATGAATCGTCGATTCGAAACCTTCGCCGTGGCGATTGCCGCGGCCCTGTTGTTGGCCCCCGCGGCCGTGAGCGCGCAGCAACAGCAGCAGCCCATGGGATTTTTCATCACGAGCGTCGGGCTCGGGGACGGCGCGAACCTCGGCGGCCTGGCCGGGGCGGATGCCCACTGCCAGGCGCTCGCGCAGGCGGCCGGCGCAGGGAACCGCACCTGGCGCGCCTACCTGAGCGCGGCGGCGGCAGGGGGCCAGCCCCCCGTGAACGCGCGCGATCGGATCGGAAGCGGACCCTGGTTCAATGCGTCCGGACAGCGCATCGCCTGGGACGTCGCGGACCTTCACGGCGACTACCAGCGCGACTCGAACAACATCCGAAAGCCGGCTGCGCTGAACGAGCGGGGCGAGCAGGTGAACGGCGTGGGGGACCAGCCGAACCAGCACGACATCCTCACGGGCTCCGACTCGCACGGCCGGCTCCTCCTCGGCGCCGCGGCCGTCACGACCTGCAACAACTGGACGAGTAACGCCCCCGAAGGGCGGGCCATGCTCGGGCACCACGACCGCCTCGGCGGAGCGAACGCCTCGTGGAACGCGGTGCATGCGAGCAACGGATGTGGGCAGGAAAACTTGGTGGCGACCGGCGGGGCGGGGCTCTTTTACTGCTTCGCGGCGGACTGA